A single genomic interval of Halorubrum aethiopicum harbors:
- the dnaJ gene encoding molecular chaperone DnaJ — protein sequence MSEDFYDVLGVSRDASEDEIKKAYRKKAAKHHPDVSDDDDAEERFKKIQKAKEVLTDEEKRRQYDQLGHERFTEADKRGATGGGGGPGGAGGMGGMGGPGGFEDIFNQFFGGGGGPGGAGGRRDDRPRQGQDLRTGLTIDLEEAFEGTEKQFTITRPTRCDTCGGDGHPPDADVNTCPQCNGQGQVRQVQQTPLGRVQQTSTCPRCEGAGEVYSEDCSDCGGDGIVREEATLTVEVPAGIQSGQSLRMEREGAPGENGGPNGDLLIEVDVDVGDRFERDGDDLRVNEAVSFPQAVFGDTIDVETVDGTVEMDVPAGTQSGETFRLKGKGMPHLRRRGRGDLYVQVAVVVPESLNEEQREALEAFAEAGGEDIDVGGGFFEKLKSTF from the coding sequence ATGAGCGAGGACTTCTACGACGTCTTGGGTGTCTCCCGGGACGCCAGCGAGGACGAGATCAAGAAGGCGTACCGGAAGAAGGCCGCGAAACACCACCCCGACGTCAGCGACGACGACGACGCCGAGGAGCGGTTCAAGAAGATACAGAAGGCGAAGGAGGTGCTCACCGACGAGGAGAAACGCCGCCAGTACGACCAGCTCGGCCACGAGCGGTTCACCGAGGCCGACAAGCGGGGAGCGACCGGCGGCGGGGGCGGTCCCGGCGGCGCGGGCGGCATGGGCGGCATGGGCGGCCCCGGCGGCTTCGAGGACATCTTCAACCAGTTCTTCGGCGGTGGCGGCGGCCCGGGCGGTGCCGGCGGTCGCAGGGACGATCGCCCGCGACAGGGTCAGGACCTCCGGACGGGCCTCACGATCGACCTCGAGGAGGCCTTCGAAGGGACCGAAAAGCAGTTCACGATCACGCGGCCCACGCGGTGTGACACCTGCGGCGGCGACGGACATCCCCCCGACGCCGACGTGAACACCTGTCCGCAGTGTAACGGGCAGGGACAGGTGCGACAGGTCCAGCAGACGCCGCTCGGGCGCGTCCAGCAGACCTCCACCTGTCCGCGGTGTGAGGGCGCGGGCGAGGTGTACAGCGAGGACTGTTCGGACTGCGGCGGCGACGGGATCGTCCGCGAGGAGGCCACCCTCACCGTCGAGGTTCCCGCGGGGATCCAGTCGGGCCAGAGCCTCCGGATGGAGCGGGAGGGCGCGCCCGGCGAGAACGGCGGGCCGAACGGCGACCTCCTGATCGAGGTCGACGTCGACGTCGGCGACCGGTTCGAGCGCGACGGCGACGACCTCCGCGTCAACGAGGCGGTCTCGTTCCCGCAGGCGGTCTTCGGCGACACCATCGACGTGGAGACCGTCGACGGCACCGTCGAGATGGACGTGCCCGCGGGCACCCAGAGCGGCGAGACGTTCCGGCTGAAGGGGAAGGGGATGCCCCACCTCCGGCGTCGCGGCCGCGGCGACCTGTACGTACAGGTCGCCGTCGTCGTCCCCGAGTCGCTCAACGAGGAGCAGCGCGAGGCGCTGGAGGCGTTCGCGGAGGCCGGCGGCGAGGACATCGACGTCGGCGGCGGCTTCTTCGAGAAGCTGAAGAGCACGTTCTGA
- a CDS encoding cupin domain-containing protein, whose amino-acid sequence MGYDEAAYTDVEPKAPGMYFLREALDCAELGVTVVEADADWDGMEHDHAEDGQEEVYVLLEGEATMDVDGESVALAAGDAIRVDPESSRTLSFEADGSRMVVAGAP is encoded by the coding sequence ATGGGCTACGACGAAGCCGCCTACACCGACGTCGAACCGAAAGCGCCCGGCATGTACTTCCTGCGCGAGGCGCTCGACTGCGCGGAGCTCGGCGTCACGGTCGTCGAGGCCGACGCCGACTGGGACGGGATGGAACACGACCACGCCGAGGACGGTCAGGAGGAGGTGTACGTCCTCCTCGAGGGCGAGGCGACCATGGACGTCGACGGCGAGTCGGTCGCGCTCGCGGCCGGCGACGCGATCCGCGTCGACCCCGAGTCGAGCCGCACGCTCTCGTTCGAGGCGGACGGCTCCCGGATGGTGGTCGCGGGCGCGCCCTGA
- a CDS encoding AMP-binding protein: MEVVGDLLGRDRRSRDPALVTPDGRERTAHDLITNAYKAANVLRYLGAREGSTVAVDPTPGLHAALAFLGAARLGAVVRFDPAAGVDAGDRVAVVPVDRERSLDPKPGTNLAAFGGPPERPETTHWEQELWSENPATPPATVSPTDPVLRTDDGTVPHGRLVDAARAAATEHGIDAGTRVVVRTTFADPRAIAAGVVAPLARGGVVVLAGSAGETAPSEPRGDLAVVDDADADPPEPARIDVATLPSLIG, from the coding sequence ATCGAGGTCGTCGGCGACCTGCTCGGACGCGACCGGCGGAGCCGCGACCCCGCGCTCGTCACCCCCGACGGCCGCGAGCGGACCGCCCACGACCTGATCACCAACGCGTACAAGGCCGCGAACGTGCTCCGGTACCTCGGCGCGCGCGAGGGGTCGACCGTCGCCGTCGACCCGACGCCGGGGCTCCACGCCGCGCTCGCGTTCCTCGGCGCGGCACGCCTCGGCGCAGTGGTCCGGTTCGACCCGGCCGCAGGCGTCGACGCGGGCGACCGGGTCGCGGTGGTCCCCGTCGACCGCGAGCGGTCGCTCGACCCGAAGCCGGGGACGAACCTCGCCGCCTTCGGGGGCCCGCCGGAGCGCCCCGAGACGACACACTGGGAGCAGGAGCTGTGGAGCGAGAACCCCGCCACGCCGCCCGCGACCGTCTCCCCGACCGATCCCGTCCTCCGGACCGACGACGGAACCGTCCCGCACGGTCGGCTCGTCGACGCGGCGAGGGCGGCGGCGACGGAGCACGGGATCGACGCCGGGACGCGGGTCGTCGTCCGGACGACGTTCGCGGACCCGCGAGCGATCGCGGCGGGCGTGGTCGCGCCGCTCGCTCGCGGGGGCGTGGTCGTTCTCGCGGGATCCGCGGGGGAAACGGCTCCGTCGGAGCCTCGCGGGGATCTGGCGGTCGTCGACGACGCGGACGCGGACCCGCCCGAACCCGCGCGGATCGACGTGGCGACGCTGCCGTCGCTGATCGGTTAG
- a CDS encoding glycoside hydrolase family 68 protein has translation MTNDRAGRAAWTREAAGRIERTDDAVAPIVYPPETDRFEGFHVWDTWPLRNRDGSLAEIGGYRVVCALTATDDLLPGKRHDVASIHYFTSPDGETWSHGGPLFSDGALGSRQWAGSTMVDGGDVHAFYTAAGERGEDDLAYTQRIAGATGGTVRVGDDGLRIDGEWDHEILLEPDGDLYEREAQSRGMTYTFRDPWFFEDPASGETYLLFEANTPVPEDADPCDGDVEAASFNGSVGIARSPTGNPTDWELEPPLLDAVCVNQELERPHLVVRDGTYYLFVSSHQHTFAPGIVGYDALYGFVADDLRGEYRPLNGHGMVATNPANAPFQSYSWTAYDHGDEMLVVSFFNYYEYVGESLDGIADLPESEQRRRFGGTLAPTLRIGLDGDRTELLGTLRHGSLPLASEELSPVDRGGRPRGTDRDGGSYRS, from the coding sequence ATGACGAACGACCGCGCCGGTCGCGCCGCCTGGACCCGCGAGGCGGCCGGCCGGATCGAGCGCACCGACGACGCCGTCGCGCCGATCGTCTACCCGCCGGAGACCGACCGGTTCGAGGGGTTCCACGTCTGGGACACCTGGCCGCTCCGGAACCGCGACGGGAGCCTCGCGGAGATCGGCGGGTACCGCGTCGTCTGCGCGCTCACGGCGACCGACGACCTGCTTCCCGGCAAGCGCCACGACGTGGCGTCGATCCACTACTTCACCTCGCCGGACGGCGAGACCTGGAGCCACGGCGGGCCCCTCTTCTCCGACGGCGCGCTCGGCTCCCGGCAGTGGGCCGGCTCGACGATGGTCGACGGCGGCGACGTCCACGCCTTCTACACCGCCGCGGGCGAGCGCGGCGAGGACGACCTCGCGTACACCCAGCGGATCGCGGGCGCGACCGGCGGGACGGTCCGCGTCGGCGACGACGGGCTCCGGATCGACGGCGAGTGGGACCACGAGATCCTGCTCGAGCCGGACGGCGACCTCTACGAGCGGGAAGCACAGTCGCGCGGGATGACGTACACCTTCCGCGACCCGTGGTTCTTCGAGGACCCCGCAAGCGGCGAGACGTACCTCCTCTTCGAGGCGAACACCCCGGTGCCGGAGGACGCGGACCCCTGCGACGGCGACGTCGAGGCCGCGTCGTTCAACGGGAGCGTCGGGATCGCGCGCTCGCCGACCGGCAACCCGACCGACTGGGAGCTGGAGCCGCCGCTCCTCGACGCGGTCTGCGTCAACCAGGAACTCGAGCGACCCCACCTCGTCGTCCGCGACGGCACCTACTACCTGTTCGTCTCCAGTCACCAGCACACGTTCGCCCCGGGGATCGTCGGCTACGACGCGCTGTACGGCTTCGTCGCCGACGACCTCCGCGGCGAGTATCGCCCGCTGAACGGCCACGGCATGGTCGCGACCAACCCCGCGAACGCGCCGTTCCAGTCGTACTCGTGGACCGCCTACGACCACGGCGACGAGATGCTCGTGGTGAGCTTCTTCAACTACTACGAGTACGTCGGCGAGAGCCTCGACGGGATCGCGGACCTCCCCGAGAGCGAGCAGCGACGCCGGTTCGGCGGCACCCTCGCGCCGACGCTCCGGATCGGTCTCGACGGCGACCGAACCGAGCTGCTCGGGACGCTCCGACACGGCTCCCTGCCGCTTGCCTCCGAGGAGCTCTCTCCGGTCGACCGCGGCGGGCGACCGCGCGGAACCGACCGCGACGGCGGTTCCTACCGGTCCTAA
- a CDS encoding LabA-like NYN domain-containing protein produces the protein MVDTHPAQRVGVLADSQNLYHSAQSRYSRNVDYSALLEEAVRERSLVRAIAYVIRADSPEEESFFEALRDIGFEAKIKDIKTFADGSKKADWDVGMSLDAVTLANHVDTVVLCTGDGDFARLCSHLRHEGVRVEAIGLGSSTADELVDAVDDFVDIDEHEDRFLL, from the coding sequence ATGGTCGACACCCATCCCGCACAGCGCGTCGGCGTCCTCGCCGACTCGCAGAACCTCTATCACTCCGCACAGAGCCGCTACTCCCGAAACGTCGACTACTCGGCGCTGCTCGAGGAGGCGGTCCGGGAGCGATCGCTGGTCCGGGCCATCGCCTACGTGATCCGCGCGGACTCGCCGGAGGAGGAGAGCTTCTTCGAGGCGCTCCGCGACATCGGCTTCGAGGCCAAGATCAAGGACATCAAGACGTTCGCCGACGGCTCGAAGAAGGCCGACTGGGACGTGGGGATGAGCCTCGACGCCGTGACGCTCGCGAACCACGTCGACACCGTCGTCCTCTGTACCGGCGACGGCGACTTCGCCAGGCTCTGTTCGCACCTCAGACACGAGGGGGTCCGCGTCGAGGCGATCGGGCTCGGCAGCTCCACGGCCGACGAGCTGGTCGACGCCGTCGACGACTTCGTCGACATCGACGAGCACGAGGACCGGTTCCTGCTGTAG
- a CDS encoding zinc ribbon domain-containing protein: protein MPSDDNDTSYSVFGDDSTDDGSDGGDRSTGDGGPGPGRAEYDDGAPGRGDSRADPGESLGSDGDSGCPKCGGEETETDEIATSGTGLTKLFDVQNRRFIVVSCANCGYSELYKGQSKHDAIDFFVG from the coding sequence ATGCCCTCCGACGACAACGACACGAGCTACTCCGTCTTCGGCGACGACTCGACGGACGACGGGAGCGACGGCGGCGACCGGTCGACCGGCGACGGCGGTCCCGGACCCGGACGTGCCGAGTACGACGACGGGGCTCCCGGCCGGGGCGACTCCCGTGCCGACCCCGGGGAGAGCCTCGGGTCGGACGGCGACTCGGGCTGTCCGAAATGCGGCGGCGAGGAGACCGAGACCGACGAGATAGCGACGAGCGGAACGGGTCTCACGAAGCTGTTCGACGTCCAGAACCGCCGGTTCATCGTCGTCTCGTGTGCGAACTGCGGCTACTCGGAGCTGTACAAGGGCCAGTCGAAACACGACGCGATCGACTTCTTCGTCGGGTAG
- a CDS encoding M20/M25/M40 family metallo-hydrolase, with the protein MTDATDATDEPDAPPALGATDFDPVGFLERAVSTPSHEDVEAMRRLLVETLEGFGVDAAVDEAGCVVAEKVSPAPEDGPHVVANTHIDTVTPHVAFERDREATGSEAGETEGSGGTGPADVIRGRGACDAKGPLAAILYGFLATEPARGRLTLAVTPDEETLSRGAAALTGKLPGTDDELDGDLYLVGEPTGLDVCTAAKGRFQGTIELSGEAAHAAEFAGANAVAAAEGALSAIRRFDADADDHPQLGPPKLTPTVVEGGGATNQVPADCAVTVDRRSVPPETAEGFRSALEEAVRTAVGALDGSAATVDVDVSLTDRDSPFFEAFSTDPDHGFVDTVAEAARSAAADAGVDRGGEVRPFGAATEASYFAPAPTVVFGPGDLADDAGAVAHAEREYVRVREVEAAAATVAGVLDRTLG; encoded by the coding sequence ATGACGGACGCGACCGACGCGACCGACGAACCCGACGCGCCTCCCGCGCTCGGTGCGACCGACTTCGACCCGGTCGGGTTCCTCGAGAGGGCCGTTTCGACCCCCTCACACGAGGACGTCGAGGCGATGCGCCGGCTGCTCGTTGAGACGCTCGAGGGGTTCGGCGTCGACGCCGCCGTCGACGAGGCCGGCTGCGTCGTCGCCGAGAAGGTCTCGCCGGCACCCGAGGACGGTCCGCACGTCGTCGCGAACACCCACATCGACACCGTCACCCCCCACGTCGCCTTCGAGCGCGACCGGGAGGCGACCGGTTCGGAGGCGGGAGAAACGGAGGGATCGGGCGGGACCGGACCCGCGGACGTGATCCGCGGGCGCGGGGCGTGTGACGCCAAGGGGCCGCTCGCGGCGATCCTGTACGGGTTCCTCGCCACCGAGCCGGCGCGCGGACGGCTCACGCTGGCGGTGACGCCCGACGAGGAGACGCTCTCCCGCGGGGCCGCGGCGCTGACCGGCAAGCTCCCGGGGACGGACGACGAGCTCGACGGGGACCTGTATCTCGTCGGCGAACCCACCGGTCTCGACGTCTGTACGGCCGCGAAGGGGCGATTTCAGGGAACGATCGAACTCTCCGGTGAGGCGGCACACGCCGCCGAGTTCGCGGGCGCGAACGCGGTCGCGGCCGCGGAGGGGGCGCTCTCCGCGATCCGCCGCTTCGACGCGGACGCCGACGACCACCCGCAGCTCGGCCCGCCGAAGCTCACGCCGACCGTCGTCGAGGGCGGCGGGGCGACGAACCAGGTGCCGGCCGACTGCGCGGTCACGGTCGACCGGCGGAGCGTCCCTCCGGAGACGGCGGAGGGGTTCCGGAGCGCGCTCGAGGAGGCGGTTCGGACGGCGGTCGGCGCGCTGGACGGGAGCGCGGCGACCGTCGACGTCGACGTCTCCCTCACCGACCGCGACTCGCCGTTCTTCGAGGCGTTCTCGACCGACCCGGACCACGGGTTCGTCGACACCGTCGCGGAGGCGGCGCGGTCGGCGGCCGCGGACGCAGGGGTAGATCGCGGCGGCGAGGTCCGCCCGTTCGGTGCGGCGACGGAGGCGTCGTACTTCGCGCCGGCACCCACGGTCGTCTTCGGGCCGGGCGACCTCGCGGACGACGCCGGCGCGGTCGCCCACGCCGAACGCGAGTACGTCAGGGTGCGGGAGGTCGAGGCCGCGGCCGCGACGGTCGCGGGCGTCCTCGATCGGACGCTCGGCTGA
- the dapF gene encoding diaminopimelate epimerase produces the protein MSTHAVPVEKYHGTGNDFLVVDASEGVGDRSAFARAYCDRETGISADTVDGAVTDAGGDAHDDPTGRRGADGVLFLEIGERYRPTRVVMTLVQPDGSTAAMCGNGARVVARWAHERTGDREFMIDTQAGTRRATVSADGSEATIEMGTPRFDPASVPVDRDEPLVAEEIEGLTVTAVDTGVPHAVAFLEGGRDDSDGIDAVDLDAVAPPVRHAAVFPQGANVNLAAVVDAGGGDGRGRDGDGHEAPAVIDQRTFERGVEGETRSCGTGAVAIVAVARRLGLIDGDTAVTRPPGGELRITVPDDDHATLTGPVAREFSGRVAADPR, from the coding sequence ATGAGCACCCACGCCGTCCCGGTGGAGAAGTACCACGGCACCGGCAACGACTTCCTCGTGGTCGACGCCAGCGAGGGCGTCGGCGACCGCTCGGCGTTCGCGCGCGCGTACTGCGACCGCGAGACCGGGATCTCGGCCGACACGGTCGACGGCGCGGTCACCGACGCGGGCGGCGACGCCCACGACGACCCCACCGGCCGCCGGGGGGCCGACGGCGTCCTCTTTCTGGAGATCGGCGAGCGCTACCGCCCGACCCGCGTCGTGATGACGCTCGTCCAGCCGGACGGCTCGACCGCCGCCATGTGCGGCAACGGCGCGCGCGTCGTCGCTCGCTGGGCGCACGAGCGGACCGGCGACCGCGAGTTCATGATCGACACGCAGGCCGGGACCCGCCGCGCGACCGTGAGCGCCGACGGGAGCGAAGCGACCATCGAGATGGGGACGCCGCGGTTCGATCCCGCTTCCGTTCCCGTCGACCGCGACGAGCCGCTCGTCGCGGAGGAGATCGAGGGGCTCACCGTCACCGCGGTCGACACCGGCGTTCCACACGCCGTGGCGTTCCTCGAGGGCGGCCGCGACGACTCGGACGGAATCGACGCCGTCGACCTCGACGCGGTCGCGCCGCCGGTCAGACACGCGGCCGTCTTCCCGCAGGGCGCGAACGTGAATCTCGCGGCGGTCGTCGACGCCGGCGGAGGAGACGGGCGGGGACGCGACGGGGACGGCCACGAGGCCCCGGCCGTCATCGACCAGCGAACCTTCGAGCGCGGCGTCGAGGGCGAGACGCGCTCCTGTGGCACCGGCGCGGTCGCGATCGTCGCCGTCGCCCGCCGGCTGGGACTGATCGACGGCGACACGGCGGTGACCCGGCCGCCGGGCGGCGAGTTGCGCATCACGGTCCCGGACGACGACCACGCGACCCTGACCGGCCCGGTCGCCCGCGAGTTCTCGGGGCGGGTCGCGGCGGACCCGCGATGA
- the lysA gene encoding diaminopimelate decarboxylase, which produces MTAETTETTETERDADANPPVRRVSDWDADRLVAFADEHDTPLYVQDLDRTRENCERLLAAFPDADVRYAVKAHTGRAVLEAVREAGLDAECASAGELDRALAAGFDGDRLHYTAVNPPDRDLDYVVDVAEREPDLTVTAGAVDTLDRLAERDYDGRLCLRVNPGVGAGHHAKVTTGSAPKFGVPYDRAARVAREAAERFDVVGVHAHAGSGIDPDQLDSHRELVARMGDLARELTDSTATDPLDLEYVDVGGGFGVPYREDADPLDLPAVADATREAVGDLSGLALAIEPGRYVVADAGVLLTRVNTVKPTPEGTVVGVDAGMTDLLRPAMYDAYHPIRNLGGADGEPDPTDRETASVAVAGPICETGDSFCTDRALAEPARGDLLAVGVAGAYGYEMANQYNSRPRPAEVALADGEARVVRRRERLADLTTVERGTADAPETAETTGAGVDR; this is translated from the coding sequence ATGACGGCGGAGACGACGGAGACGACGGAAACGGAGCGCGACGCCGACGCGAACCCGCCCGTCCGGCGCGTGAGCGACTGGGACGCGGACCGGCTCGTCGCGTTCGCCGACGAGCACGACACCCCGCTGTACGTCCAGGACCTCGACCGGACCCGCGAGAACTGCGAGCGCCTGCTTGCGGCGTTTCCCGACGCCGACGTGCGGTACGCGGTCAAGGCGCACACCGGCCGCGCGGTGCTGGAGGCGGTCCGCGAGGCGGGGCTCGACGCGGAGTGCGCCTCGGCCGGGGAACTCGACCGCGCGCTCGCGGCCGGCTTCGACGGCGACCGGCTCCACTACACCGCGGTCAATCCTCCGGATCGGGACCTCGACTACGTCGTCGACGTCGCGGAGCGCGAGCCGGATCTCACGGTCACCGCCGGCGCGGTCGACACCCTCGACCGGCTGGCCGAGCGCGACTACGACGGCCGGCTCTGCCTCCGCGTGAACCCGGGGGTCGGCGCGGGCCACCACGCGAAGGTCACCACCGGCTCGGCACCGAAGTTCGGCGTCCCCTACGATCGCGCGGCGCGAGTCGCCCGCGAGGCGGCCGAGCGGTTCGACGTGGTGGGCGTCCACGCGCACGCGGGCTCCGGCATCGACCCGGACCAGCTCGACAGCCACCGCGAGCTCGTCGCGCGGATGGGCGACCTCGCCCGGGAGCTGACCGACTCGACCGCCACCGACCCCCTCGACCTCGAGTACGTCGACGTCGGCGGCGGCTTCGGCGTCCCGTACCGCGAGGACGCCGACCCGCTCGACCTGCCCGCCGTCGCGGACGCGACGCGCGAGGCGGTCGGCGACCTTTCCGGGCTCGCGCTCGCGATCGAGCCCGGTCGGTACGTCGTCGCCGACGCGGGCGTCCTCCTGACGCGGGTGAACACCGTGAAGCCGACGCCGGAGGGGACGGTCGTCGGCGTCGACGCCGGGATGACTGACCTCCTGCGTCCCGCGATGTACGACGCGTACCACCCGATCCGGAACCTCGGCGGGGCCGACGGCGAGCCGGACCCGACGGACCGGGAGACCGCCTCCGTCGCCGTCGCAGGACCTATCTGTGAGACCGGCGATAGCTTCTGTACGGACCGCGCGCTCGCCGAGCCGGCCCGCGGGGACCTCCTCGCGGTCGGCGTCGCGGGCGCGTACGGCTACGAGATGGCGAACCAGTACAACTCGCGGCCGCGGCCCGCGGAGGTCGCGCTCGCGGACGGGGAGGCGAGGGTCGTCCGGCGACGCGAGCGGCTCGCCGACCTCACGACGGTCGAACGGGGGACAGCGGACGCGCCGGAGACGGCGGAGACGACGGGAGCGGGGGTGGACCGATGA
- a CDS encoding 2,3,4,5-tetrahydropyridine-2,6-dicarboxylate N-succinyltransferase, with amino-acid sequence MTLESDVADLWDRYEAGLSAAETTADDVAVLDDFLAALSAGEVRAARKTGDDVTTWEANEWVKRGCLLNFALRETEPREYGGVTYYDVLPLRETDDLAERGTRNTPDGTVLRPGSYLGSDCIVMSPAFLNMGAYVGDGTLVDSCDTVGSCAQVGSDVKLGANTLIGGVLEPIEDAPVVIEDGVSLGAGCRVTSGFRVGENSIVGENTLLTPRIPVYDLVEEEVLYGHLPAERRAFTRMVESSVGDHDLFEGGAYKPAVVATDVETETLEATRREGALRE; translated from the coding sequence ATGACGCTCGAATCCGACGTGGCCGACCTCTGGGACCGGTACGAGGCCGGGCTCTCGGCGGCGGAGACGACGGCGGACGACGTGGCCGTCCTCGACGACTTCCTCGCGGCGCTCTCGGCCGGCGAGGTCCGTGCCGCCCGGAAGACCGGCGACGACGTGACGACGTGGGAGGCCAACGAGTGGGTCAAACGCGGCTGCCTGCTCAACTTCGCGCTCCGCGAGACCGAGCCCCGCGAGTACGGCGGCGTGACCTACTACGACGTGTTGCCCCTCCGGGAGACCGACGACCTCGCCGAGCGCGGCACCCGCAACACCCCGGACGGCACCGTGCTCCGACCCGGATCGTACCTCGGCAGCGACTGTATCGTGATGAGCCCGGCCTTCCTCAACATGGGCGCGTACGTCGGCGACGGGACGCTCGTCGACTCCTGTGACACGGTCGGCTCCTGCGCGCAGGTCGGTTCCGACGTGAAACTCGGCGCGAACACCCTGATCGGCGGCGTGCTGGAACCGATCGAGGACGCCCCCGTCGTCATCGAGGACGGCGTCTCGCTCGGCGCGGGCTGTCGGGTCACGAGCGGGTTCCGCGTCGGCGAGAACTCCATCGTCGGCGAGAACACGCTGCTCACGCCGCGGATCCCCGTCTACGACCTCGTCGAGGAGGAGGTCCTCTACGGCCACCTCCCCGCCGAGCGCCGGGCGTTCACGCGGATGGTGGAGTCCTCGGTCGGCGACCACGACCTCTTCGAGGGCGGCGCGTACAAGCCCGCGGTCGTCGCCACCGACGTGGAGACGGAGACGCTCGAGGCGACCCGACGCGAGGGGGCGTTGCGGGAATGA
- the dapB gene encoding 4-hydroxy-tetrahydrodipicolinate reductase, which produces MTGDADATRIAVTGAGGRMGREVLEAAAIREDVAVGLAVNRTPTDPVAGVDVADAARLDDLIADAGGDAHADVLVDFTGPESAVEYAETAAEAGVAVVTGTTGFDSGGTARLCAASEAVPLLRSSNFARGVAALRRAVRDAVAAVPGYDVEVTETHHNGKRDAPSGTARTLLDDVEGVREELAGSDALDRRVNGREGDAPRSPGEIGVHARRAGDVTGEHEVLLAGNRETLSLTHRAGDRGVFAEGALDAAAWLAGRDPGWYEFDDVLGGGRDGGAATAEDAAR; this is translated from the coding sequence ATGACCGGCGACGCCGACGCGACCCGGATCGCCGTCACCGGCGCGGGCGGCCGGATGGGCCGGGAGGTGCTGGAGGCGGCGGCGATCCGGGAAGACGTCGCGGTCGGCCTCGCGGTCAACCGCACGCCGACGGACCCGGTCGCGGGCGTCGACGTCGCGGACGCGGCCCGTCTCGACGACCTGATCGCCGATGCCGGCGGTGACGCCCACGCCGACGTCCTCGTCGACTTCACGGGCCCCGAGTCGGCCGTCGAGTACGCCGAGACGGCCGCCGAGGCGGGGGTGGCCGTCGTCACCGGCACGACCGGCTTCGACTCCGGGGGGACGGCGCGGCTCTGCGCCGCGAGCGAGGCGGTCCCCCTGTTGCGGTCGTCGAACTTCGCGCGCGGCGTCGCCGCGCTCCGCCGGGCGGTCCGCGATGCGGTCGCGGCGGTCCCCGGCTACGACGTGGAGGTGACGGAGACGCACCACAACGGGAAACGCGACGCGCCATCGGGGACCGCGAGGACGCTGCTCGACGACGTGGAGGGCGTCCGCGAGGAACTGGCGGGAAGCGACGCCCTCGACCGACGGGTCAACGGCCGGGAGGGCGACGCGCCCCGAAGTCCCGGCGAGATCGGCGTCCACGCGCGACGCGCCGGCGACGTGACGGGCGAACACGAGGTGTTGCTCGCGGGCAACCGCGAGACGCTCTCGCTCACGCACCGCGCCGGCGACCGCGGCGTGTTCGCCGAGGGCGCGCTCGACGCCGCGGCGTGGCTGGCCGGTCGCGACCCCGGATGGTACGAGTTCGACGACGTGCTCGGCGGGGGACGCGACGGCGGGGCCGCGACGGCGGAGGACGCGGCCCGATGA